The stretch of DNA TTGAGCACGCCATGACATTAAGGATCCCGCGCAACGGCGTCGCCGCCTGGATGGTCAGACCGCTGCCAGTTGCCGCCGACGCACGTCGGGTCGACATGCTGGACGACATATGGCCGCTCTAGGCCGCCCTCACCGGCTTTGCCGAGCGGTACCGCCCGCTCGAAAATTGCCGCTAACCCTTGGATGCTCGGTCCCGCGACAGCAAGCAGTTGCACAGGATAAACCGGTGTCCGACGAACCCGCACAGTACCGCTTTCTGACTCCACGCAGGCGGCCAAAGAGCTGAAACTTAAACCAAACCAGATCTACGTGCACAATAAGACAGGGAGATTCGGGCTCTTCAGATCTGCCGCCGCGGCATGTGGCGTATCGGCCGGCAGGACCTTGAGGACTACCTCGCCGAGGCATATCGGCATAGCGCCGAGCGCATCGCCGCTGGCGAGTTTAATGATGACGCTGAGTCTGTGTAGCCAACAGTGGGGACTAACAAGACCGATATATCTTCTGCCTTAACCACGTGACCGGATCAGGTTTACGCCCGGGCAACAATTGAGCACGAAGAGAACTACCAGTTGTCGAATTTGAGAATTTCATCATTGACAATGACTTCTGAACCAATTTAACGTTGTGACTCCGCGGCGAATGGTCTCCTCCGGGTTGGTAAAACTGGCGCGCCATTAATCTGGAAGTGCGCTTCCCGAGCTCAGGAGATACTGCAATGAAGCGATTCTCACCCCCCGCTATGGCTGCCGTGGCCACTCTGTCACTGGCCCTCATTTCCCTGCCAGCAGCAAATGCAGCCCCACCTAAGGGTCCAGATGATTTGCATTTCGACTTGGAGGCAGGCGTTGGCTGCGATTTCCACCTGTTGGTAGACGGCACCGGCTCGAAGGTCAAACGCCATAAATTTACGGACAGGAATGGCAACCCGGTCCGGGTAATTGAAGCCGGAAAGGGATACACGCTGGTTTACACAAATGCCGATACAGGTGAGTCCATTACTTTCACCTCAAACGGCTCGGTTTCCAACACGGTTATCGATCCGAAGACAGGAATACAAACCGTCTCGATAACGGGCCATACGGGGCTGATCCTCTTCCCATCTGACATCCCGGAGGGCCCCTCAACGACTCAGTACATCGGAAAGGTGGTCTACACGGTAGATACCGCAGGGGTTTTCGAAGTTCAAAGCGAAGCGGGGCAATCGTTCGACGTCTGCGCGGCTTTGAGCTAAGAGCGCCCGACAGTGCGCCGGTCGCTCTTCAAGGCGCGGCCGGCGCAAACCAGTACTCATGAGATCGGTCCAACTCTTGTTCCCCTCGCACTACTTTCTGTTTAGGTGATGACATCGCTGAGGCAGAGCGCACTGCAGAAGGCATCGCGGCGAGCGAGCTCCATAACGATGACGAGTCGGCGGAGTAGGCGGCGTCCCGCGGTCGACGGCTGCTCCCGCCAGCCCGGGATGGCATCGAGGTCACTGCGTAAGCGGGGGAGAGAACGTCCTCAGCTGCCTCCTTGCCTCGGCGGGCCAGCCATCCCGCCAGGGTCGACTCACGGGCGGAACGCCCGCTGACAGGCAGCCGGACCTCTGCCTCACGGAACGCCAGAATGTCGCCCAGGTTTCGCTGGCCCGGCGCCCTCAGCCGCGGCGCAGCCGGTGACAGTCCCCTCTGATGCTCGGCTTTCAGGTCTGGGTCCTGCCTGGCGGCGATGGGCAGGTGGTACCGGACCACAGACTCCGCAACGCCCGCACCTGCCGCGATCTTCGGCGCAGGGGTTTGGTTCCGGTACATCACAATTCGAAGCAGGTGGCATGGCATGTGGGGTTTGCAGTGACACAGACAGCGTCGGGGAAGTTGGGCCAGCTGAGGACGAGCAGACTTTGCACGTCGCCATTACCTAGGTTCGGCCCGGAATCCTCCGGATAGTTCTCCTGCCTCACTCACGAATCACCCCCGCCCATGGGGCTTTAGCGAGCGCCCGGTTGCTGGCCTGCGGGGACGGCAAGCCAGTGGGCGTTCTCCTGGAAATTACGGGCGTTAAATCTGTCAGCAAGGAAGCGGTCGCGGTCTGCAGTGAGGCGTCCACCGTCGCTGCCTTTGCCCTTCTCGGCCGTTTGCCGGTGGACAAGGTCATCGCTCATGGGCTCCGTGGACTCGCTTGGCCTGATTGCCCGGTCAGGTATTTTGTGGACGAGCAGGAAGCCCTTACCTGGCTAGCTACTTCAGCCGGCAATAGAACCTGAAGGCGCCGGAAAGGCGCGCCCCGTTCGCTGAGCGCGCCCTTCGATTCTCACGTTCGCAACCGTTCGCATTCGGCCGCATCCATCATAAGCATGCTTATGATGGGGATTTCAAGTCAGTCGTGCGCACAGCTGCTGCCGTAGTCCAAGCAACGCTCAGTATTCCTGGGGCAGGCTGACCGACGGAGTCCTGGAGGGCTCGACATTGAACCTGGTCAGGGCCCTGCCCATGATGTTGTTGAATACCGGGGCGGTCGAGATCCCGTAGATGTTCCCTTGCGGCCTCTGGACATTGACCATGACGACGTACTCGGGGTCATCCATCGGGGCCATACCGACAAACGATGCCGTGTACCCGTCCAAGCCGATCCCGTCGTCGGCGACCGCTTCGGCCGTGCCCGTTTTCCCGCCGACCCTGTAGCCGGGGACCTTGATGTCTTTCGCGCCGCCAGCGGTGACGACGCTTTCGAGGATGTCGCGGGTCTGGCGTGCCGTGGATTCACTGACGGCCCGCGTACCGGGCTCGGTCTGGACCGGGTGCTCCGCACCGTCAGGGTCGATGTAGGACTCGATCAGCTGTGGCTTGAGCAGCACCCCGTCGTTAGCGATCGCTTGGAAGGCCATGGTGGTCTGCAGCGGTGTCTGGGAGACTCCCTGGCCGAAGAGCACCGCGAATTCCTGCCGGCCGTCCCATTTGTCAGGGGGTGCGAGCAGCCCGGAGGATTCACCCGGAAGCGGGATACCGGTCTCCCGCCGACGCCGAATTTCTTCAGATAGTCGTAGCGCTGCTGTCTGGTCAGCTCCTGGCCAACGATCACAGTGCCGGTGTTCATCGATGAGCCGATGACCCCGGCGAAGGTGCGGTGTTCGGTGCCGTGCTCGAACGAGTCCTTGAAGAACTGCCCGTTCACGTGTAGCCCGCCGGGATGACGAGGTGCGACTCCGGCGAAATGATGCCTTCTTCGATGGCGGCGGCAGCGGTGACCGCCTTGTCCGTAGATCCGGGTTCCAGGGCGGCCTGAACGGAGCGGGCTCCCCGGTCAGCAACGGCTGTGGCTCCGGGTCGTTGGGGTCGACCGAGCCTGTCTCGGCCATCGCACGAACCTTGCCCGTTTCTGCTTCGACGACGATGATGTTCGCCCAGTCGGCGTTGAGTTTCGCGACCTGCGTCTCGATGGCCTGCTGGGCCGCGTACTGCAGGTCGGTGTCGATTGTCAGCTTCACGGATTGGCCGTTGGTCGCCGGCGAGACCTTCAAAGGCGCTGTCGGGATGATAATGCCGTCCGCACCGATCTGGTACATTCTCTCGCCATCCTTGCCTTCGAGCCTGCCGTTGAGGGTCAATTCGAGGCCCGCGGCTCCGCCAGTGTCATTGGTGTACCCGACGATGCTGCCGGCCACCGCCCCCTGGGGGTAGCCCCGCTTCTTGACCGGGCGGGACTCCACGCCCGGGACCCGCAACTTCATGATCTCGTGCTCCAAGCCGGGATCGACGGCCTTGGCCAGGTAGGTGAAAAGCCCCTCGCCGGTCAGCAGCTCGCGGACGGCCGGCTCCGGTTGGTCCAGGAGGTCGTCCAACTCCTGGAGTCCCTGGTCCCGGGACACCTCAATGACGGAGCCGTCGTTGGTGAGGCGCCGGAACGTCTCCTTGGATGTGTTGACGTTCGGGGCCCCGACGATGTCATATCGGACGATGCTTTGGGCCAGGACCGTTCCGTTCATATCCAGGATCGCTCCGCGCTCGGAGGGAAGGACCGAAGCCTGCGTCCGCAGGTCGGCCGCCTTGGAGGCAAAGCTTTCCGGGTCAAAGCCCTGGACCACAACGACACGGGCGGCTACCACCACGAGCAACGCCACCATGAAGCAGAATCCGAGCCGGACACGCCTGGTCGCACGATGGGATTCGACCGGCGACCCGGCCGCGTAATTGGAAACGCCTGACTTCTGCACCCGACTACGCTAGTGGCCCGCTTCTGCTGGTCCACGCCGTCACCCGGACCCAAGGCACCAATGTGAGACATCACACTCTCTTTGCGCGGGGAATGGACAACGGGTGTGAATCGCAGCGGTAAGTGGCGTTGTTTTCGTAGCGCTATAAGGCACGCTTGGTGCCGTTCAGCTGCTGCAGCATGACCTCCCCGCACTGTCAGAAGGTCGGGCGGTCTGCTCCGTCCGTCCAATGTCTTTTAATGCCAGGGATTCGAGACGCAACCGCGAAAAACCCTGCGCTTCTCCACCGGGCGAGATTGCGTAGTAGACAGCGGCATCATCGATTGACCCGTAAACCACACTTTTTTCGGCGGCTAGAGACAGGATAGCTGCTTGGGCGAGCACCTCCCCGGTGCTTGGACGCACGACGACGATGTCCCCGGTGTATTCGCCCCTTTGGACCCAAGAGACCAGGACATGGCTGGGGTTACGGACCATGTCCCGGATGTCCCGAAACTCACCCCATTGGCGGCGTGCGCGGGTTTCTTTGGGTTCCGGCCAGCCGAGCCGCCTGATGCTGTTTTCCCAGTCTGCCTAAACAAGCCTCGATGTCGCGGCATCCACATAGACCACACCAGTGGAAGTCGTTGTGAATGACGCCACGCGAGCCGGTGCCCATCTGTTGTCCCCGACATATACGTTTCCCGCATCGGTGTAGAACAGGGCATCAGGGCCCCAGCCTTCGCGTGGGGCAACAGATAATTCAGATTTCGTAGTCGAAGGCACCGGAAAGGCCGAACCGGGAAGCGGTCGCTCCCCATCCGGCTCCTCATAGGTGCAGCCGCCGACCCAAAACGCCAATCCCAGGCTGACAATGAGCGCAGCTACACGCTGGCGCCCTGATTTACGACACCCGCACTGCTCACCTCCCACACCTTCGAGGGGTGTCATGGACCTCATCAATCCACCAAGCCGCTACAGGGTACTGTGAGGCCCCGCGGGAGGCCCCGAGATGGAATGCCGTCGCCTCAAGTCTCCTCCGACATAGAACCTGTGCCAATGAAGAGTTGTACGACGCCAAATTTTGGGGCAGCTTTTCACCGCCCGCGTCTAACTCGCCCGAGAGATCTTGGCGGGTGATTTTGGTCGAGGAAGCAGTCAATGTCAGGTAAACGCAAGTGGTGCTCGAGTTCCTGAAGGATCCAATCAGAAGTTTCGGGAACATAATTGGAAGTGGGCTGGGCGACATTCTCGGAGAGGAGAGGTCATGATCCGGGCCCTGCTGTGCAGGCTCAATATCGGGCACCACTGGCTGGTAGAAAGGACGCCCGACGCCGGGTTCCGACGACGTTGCACCAGGTGCGGCAAGTACGACCGCCGCAGTCAAAGCTGGTCCGGGCACCTGGAAGCTGGAGACCGCCCCGGCAATCCATGGGGTCCGGCTGATTGATGAACAAGCACGCTGCGGTACTGGCCGTGACTCTTGTGCTTTCCGGCTGTACATTCGGCACCCCTGACGAAACAGCCACCACCCCGGCTGTGAACCTTGCCGCCCCGCTGGAGGCTTTTGCCGCCGACGCGTCCACACAAGGTGCGTCCGCTGTTGTCTTCCATGTGCGTAATGGGGACCGGCAGGAGCTAAGGGCCACCGGGGTAAAAGACCTGGAATCCAACGCGAAGGCGGTCCCTACGGACAAGACCTGGATCCTCGGGGCAGGGACACCCATGGTGGCCGTGTCCATGATGAAGCTGGTGGAGGCTGGCACGGTGCACCTGGACGATCCCGTCTCGGTGCATCTGCCCGAGTTCACAGCCATCTTCCCGGCGTGGGACCGCGTCAGGGTGCGGGACCTGTTGGGCAGTACCTCCGGACTGCCCGACTACTTTCCGCCCCTGATTGAATCCAGGACTCTGGACGAGCTCCAGACGCTCCCCTTGACCTTCGAGGAACGACTTCGAATTGCCGCCGGGGTGGATCTGCCACCAGGGCCCGTGTCCTATTTTGTGTGGTCTGCGACGGACTGGGAAGTGATGGGCTGGCTGCTGGAACGCAAACACAACCGCAGACTCGAAGAGGTTCTCGCCAAGGATGTCTTTGAGCCGGCAGGAATGGGCAACACCCGCGTGGCGGCGGCAGGGCAGCCGCCCGAACCCATGCTGCATGGGTACGTGCTGGAGGACGGGAACAGGCGCGGCTTCACGCGTATTGACGCGCTTACCGGATCAGCTGATTCCGGCGTCATTTCAACAGTTCAAGACCTCAGCAAATTCTTGGCGGCCCTCACCACGGGGCGGCTCATCCGCGAGGACACTTGGAACAGCATGGTAGAGGCCGAGCCGTTTTCTTTGGGTGGCATCAGCCCACGCGACGATATCTGCCCGGGCACACACCACGTCATCGCGTCCGGGGGCGGAGGGCCGTACAGTGTCCAGTCTGTTTCCTCTTCAGACGGGCAACGGCAGGTGACTGTGGCTACGGTGCTTCCGCCCCGGGAACTGAACGTCACAGACGCGCCTCCGCTGGTCCCCGAGATGGAGGACGCTATCCTGCAGACAGCCAGAAGCATGTGCTAGCTGGAGCACCAATCCGCCGGAGCATTCATATAGGTGCGGAAGGATGGCCTCAGCCTCCTGCCGTCGGCCCTATCCAGGCACTGAAGTTGCCTCCTGTTCCACCTCCGCCACTATCGTCATCCTTGCCGCATCGGCGGCAGCGTTTATAAATCCCGCCGTCTTCGGCATGTTCGAGATGCCATTCGTGCCGAATGTTCAGCTTGCACAGCAGGGCCTGGATCATGACAGCCTCCGATTTACATCGCAGGGCTCTGTACCTCTAATGATGGCCTCCGCTCCCTCGCTGGGGAAGTGGCAGTTTGGGCGAGGCATTGTCGCCGACGGTCCAAAACTGGGACCCCCGTTCCAAACGATTGGGTGGGTGATCACAGCGGAGGATTGGGCGCGTATTAGGCGGTTGCATCTGGCCCAGGGTGAATCGATGAGGTCGATAGCTGCGCGGCTGAGGATCACCAGGAACACCATGGCGAAGGCAGTCTTGCTGGGGGTCCGCCAACATATGTCCAGGCGCCACAGGACTCCGGGATCAAAGGTGTGGAGCGGGCAATTCGTGGGCTGCTGCGCCCTCTTTAGAGCGCCCAGATTAGGGGAAACAGGTCTCGCGTGGCTGGAGACACAAAAAAGCCCCGGAAAATCACTGATTTTCCGGGGCTTCCCTTTGTGCGCGGAGGGGGACTTGAACCCCCACCCCCTTTCGAGGACTAGCACCTCAAGCTAGCGCGTCTGCCATTCCGCCACCCGCGCAGGTGGTAATCCGGGAACCGATTCCGCCTTTCAGCGTTTCGCGTTTCTCCGAAGCAGCGAGAAAAACTCTAACACGAACTTTCCTGAAACATCGAATCGGCCCAAGTGGGTAGGCTGAGGGCAGCGAATCGGCGCTGCGCCACCCCGTCATTCCCCTGTAAGGAGCTTCCACATGCCTGATGTCCTGCCCGAGGATGAAGTTGTCCGGATCTGCCAGGAGCTCATCCGGATAGACACCTCAAACTATGGTGACGGGACAGGGCCAGGGGAGCGGGCTGCGGCTGAGTATGCTGCCGGGCTCATCGAGGAAGTCGGCATGGAAGCCGAGATCTTCGAGTCAGCGCCGGGCAGGGCCAACGTGGTCACCCGGATGGCCGGCGAGGATCCTTCGGCCAGTGCCCTGGTGGTCCACGGCCACCTCGACGTGGTTCCGGCCCTCAAGGACCAGTGGTCTGTGGACCCGTTCGGCGCCGAACTGAAAGACGGGCTCATCTGGGGCCGCGGCGCCGTCGACATGAAGGACATGGACGCCATGATCCTTGCCGTTCTCCGGAACTTCGCCCGCACGGGCAAAAAGCCCAAGCGCGACATCATCTTTGCCTTCTTCGCTGACGAGGAGGCGGGCGGAGCATTGGGTGCCCGCTATGCGGTAGACAAGCGTCCGGAACTTTTCGAGGGTGCCACCGAGGCCATCTCCGAAGTGGGCGGGTTCTCGGCAACCATTGGCGGTCAGCGCACCTACCTGCTGCAGACGGCGGAAAAGGGCATCTCCTGGCTGCGCCTGGTAGCCCACGGCAGGGCCGGCCACGGCTCCCAGATCAACACTGACAACGCTGTTACCCGCCTCGCGGCAGCCGTAACCCGCATCGGCGAATACAAGTGGCCCATCGAACTGACCCCCACTACCAGGCAGTTCCTGGACGGCGTGACCGAACTCACCGGGGTGGAGTTCGACGCCGACAACCCGGACCTCCTGCTGAACCAGCTGGGAACGGTGGCGCGCTTCGTTGGTGCCACCCTGCAGAACACCACCAACCCCACACTTCTCAAGGGCGGCTACAAACACAACGTCATCCCGGAATCCGCGGAGGCGCTCATCGACTGCCGCACCTTGCCCGGGCAGGAGGAACACGTCCTGGAAATCGTGCGGGACCTGGCAGGAACCGGGGTGGACGTCAGCTACGTCCATAACGACGTATCCCTTGAGGTCCCCTTCGCCGGCAACCTGGTGGACTCCATGATCGATGCCCTGCACTCGGAGGACCCCGGCGCCAAGGTGCTGCCGTACACGCTCTCCGGCGGCACGGACAACAAGTCCCTCAGCCGGCTCGGCATCACCGGCTACGGCTTTGCACCGCTGATGCTGCCGGACGAGCTGGACTTCACCGGCATGTTCCACGGCGTGGACGAGCGCGTACCCGCGGATTCGCTCAAATTCGGCGCCCGGGTGCTCAACACCCTGCTCACCAACTACTGAGCAGCGTGGCCATGACCCCGGATGAGATCCTGCCCGAGGAATTGCTGGAACGGATCCGCGGCAGGGCCGCCGGATACGACAGGGACAACGAGTTCTTCCAGGAGGACCTGGAAGAACTTGTTGAGGCCGGGTACCTGAAACTTTTTGTCCCCGCGGACGACGGCGGGAAGGGACTTGGCCTCGCGGCGGCGGCGCAGTGCCAGCGCAGGCTGGCAACGGCTGCCCCCGCCACCGCCCTGGCGGTGAACATGCACCTGGTGTGGACCGGCGTCGCGCAGGTCCTTGGCGCGCGAGGGGACGCTTCGCTGGACTTTGTCCTCAAGGAAGCTGCCGAAGGAGAAGTCTTCGCCTTCGGCAACTCCGAAGGCGGCAATGATTCGGTCCTCTTCGACTCCCGCACCGTCGCGCAGCCCCAGCCCGGGGGCGGCTACACCTTCACCGGAACCAAGATCTTCACCAGCCTGTCGCCGGCCTGGACGAGGCTGGGAATCTTCGGAAAGGACGCTTCCGGCAGGGACGGCGACGGCGAACTCGTCCACGGTTTCATCACCCGGGAAACGCCGGGTTACGGCATCCTTGATGACTGGGACACGCTCGGCATGCGTGCCAGCCAATCCAGCACCACTGTCCTGGACGGTGTTGCAGTCCCGGGAGACCGGATCTTCCGCAAGCTCCCCGTAGGTCCCAGCCCGGACCCGCTGATCTTCGCCATCTTCG from Pseudarthrobacter siccitolerans encodes:
- a CDS encoding DUF7793 family protein: MTPAHGALASARLLACGDGKPVGVLLEITGVKSVSKEAVAVCSEASTVAAFALLGRLPVDKVIAHGLRGLAWPDCPVRYFVDEQEALTWLATSAGNRT
- a CDS encoding penicillin-binding transpeptidase domain-containing protein, coding for MPPPSKKASFRRSRTSSSRRATRERAVLQGLVRARHRTPHLRRGHRLIDEHRHCDRWPGADQTAALRLSEEIRRRRETGIPLPGESSGLLAPPDKWDGRQEFAVLFGQGVSQTPLQTTMAFQAIANDGVLLKPQLIESYIDPDGAEHPVQTEPGTRAVSESTARQTRDILESVVTAGGAKDIKVPGYRVGGKTGTAEAVADDGIGLDGYTASFVGMAPMDDPEYVVMVNVQRPQGNIYGISTAPVFNNIMGRALTRFNVEPSRTPSVSLPQEY
- a CDS encoding penicillin-binding transpeptidase domain-containing protein, whose product is MDPQRQARRQGWRENVPDRCGRHYHPDSAFEGLAGDQRPIREADNRHRPAVRGPAGHRDAGRETQRRLGEHHRRRSRNGQGSCDGRDRLGRPQRPGATAVADRGARSVQAALEPGSTDKAVTAAAAIEEGIISPESHLVIPAGYT
- a CDS encoding serine hydrolase domain-containing protein, with amino-acid sequence MNKHAAVLAVTLVLSGCTFGTPDETATTPAVNLAAPLEAFAADASTQGASAVVFHVRNGDRQELRATGVKDLESNAKAVPTDKTWILGAGTPMVAVSMMKLVEAGTVHLDDPVSVHLPEFTAIFPAWDRVRVRDLLGSTSGLPDYFPPLIESRTLDELQTLPLTFEERLRIAAGVDLPPGPVSYFVWSATDWEVMGWLLERKHNRRLEEVLAKDVFEPAGMGNTRVAAAGQPPEPMLHGYVLEDGNRRGFTRIDALTGSADSGVISTVQDLSKFLAALTTGRLIREDTWNSMVEAEPFSLGGISPRDDICPGTHHVIASGGGGPYSVQSVSSSDGQRQVTVATVLPPRELNVTDAPPLVPEMEDAILQTARSMC
- a CDS encoding M20/M25/M40 family metallo-hydrolase, with translation MPDVLPEDEVVRICQELIRIDTSNYGDGTGPGERAAAEYAAGLIEEVGMEAEIFESAPGRANVVTRMAGEDPSASALVVHGHLDVVPALKDQWSVDPFGAELKDGLIWGRGAVDMKDMDAMILAVLRNFARTGKKPKRDIIFAFFADEEAGGALGARYAVDKRPELFEGATEAISEVGGFSATIGGQRTYLLQTAEKGISWLRLVAHGRAGHGSQINTDNAVTRLAAAVTRIGEYKWPIELTPTTRQFLDGVTELTGVEFDADNPDLLLNQLGTVARFVGATLQNTTNPTLLKGGYKHNVIPESAEALIDCRTLPGQEEHVLEIVRDLAGTGVDVSYVHNDVSLEVPFAGNLVDSMIDALHSEDPGAKVLPYTLSGGTDNKSLSRLGITGYGFAPLMLPDELDFTGMFHGVDERVPADSLKFGARVLNTLLTNY
- a CDS encoding acyl-CoA dehydrogenase family protein, whose protein sequence is MTPDEILPEELLERIRGRAAGYDRDNEFFQEDLEELVEAGYLKLFVPADDGGKGLGLAAAAQCQRRLATAAPATALAVNMHLVWTGVAQVLGARGDASLDFVLKEAAEGEVFAFGNSEGGNDSVLFDSRTVAQPQPGGGYTFTGTKIFTSLSPAWTRLGIFGKDASGRDGDGELVHGFITRETPGYGILDDWDTLGMRASQSSTTVLDGVAVPGDRIFRKLPVGPSPDPLIFAIFACFETLLAAVYTGLGERALAVGVETVKRRTSFKNAGRSYAQDPDIRWKVAEAAMAMDNLYPQLASVAGDVDNLADHGPQWFPKLVGLKVNATETARRVVDLAIRVSGGSSYFRGSELERLYRDVLAGMFHPSDDESAHNTVANAWLGPLEE